A single region of the Austwickia chelonae genome encodes:
- a CDS encoding CoA-transferase → MKMTPEKRDSTFIADGPDELVSALVRPGEHVHLAATMSRPNALQRSLARVFRGQRNLVVSTPAVHSSAHALALSGCCRKLITGFLGDTYPTPRPNSLYRNVHQGIPFEVELWSLLTYTQRLMAGALGQPFATTGSDLLGTSLGADKEEHLTTVEVGPEGHTVTLMTPLRPDIALYHGVCADPEGNIAICAPYGEGPWAAYAAKRGVIASVEYLVPRGELPDIADHILIPASRVIGLCEARYGAHPNSLRAKGLAGVETYLDDYDHLRHIVEACSTEAGARRWFDEWVLDGTHQEYVRKLQQTGAVTRIALPVRTTEPPPNDDTVEISSIPAEPTKQERLVILGARAIKRLVLERGYDTVLAGIGTSHIAAWVACQQLRADGHPVVFAAELGLVADEPSTGDVFLFSQRHVAKAQMLTGIPEILGGLVAANDRCLGVLSAAEVDPEGNLNTVLLPDGRWVTGSGGANDIASSSDCVVIAPASRRRYVRELAHTTSPGKRVQTLVSHVGTFHRREDGRFALASWLPEDQAETPADAMARLTSWDPEDLPTPWDEEPISETELACVRAIDPKGDYR, encoded by the coding sequence ATGAAAATGACACCGGAAAAACGAGACTCGACATTCATCGCCGACGGACCGGACGAACTGGTCAGCGCATTGGTGCGCCCCGGTGAACATGTCCACCTAGCCGCCACGATGTCCCGCCCCAATGCGCTCCAGCGGTCCCTCGCCCGGGTTTTTCGTGGACAAAGGAATCTGGTGGTGAGCACACCTGCAGTGCACTCCAGTGCCCACGCCCTCGCGCTCTCCGGATGTTGCCGGAAACTCATCACCGGTTTTCTCGGCGACACCTACCCGACGCCGCGTCCCAACAGCCTGTACCGAAATGTCCACCAAGGGATCCCCTTCGAGGTGGAGCTCTGGTCACTCCTGACCTACACCCAGCGGCTCATGGCCGGCGCTCTCGGACAACCGTTCGCCACGACAGGCTCCGACCTCCTCGGCACGAGCCTGGGCGCAGACAAGGAAGAACATCTCACCACCGTCGAGGTCGGCCCCGAAGGCCACACCGTGACCTTGATGACCCCGCTTCGTCCCGATATCGCGCTCTACCACGGCGTCTGCGCCGACCCAGAGGGCAATATCGCGATCTGCGCCCCCTACGGCGAGGGCCCCTGGGCGGCCTACGCGGCGAAGCGAGGTGTGATCGCCTCGGTGGAATACCTCGTCCCTCGTGGGGAACTGCCCGATATCGCCGATCACATCCTCATCCCCGCTTCACGCGTCATCGGGCTCTGCGAGGCACGCTACGGGGCCCACCCCAACTCGCTGCGCGCCAAAGGACTCGCCGGCGTCGAAACATATCTGGACGACTACGACCACCTACGTCACATCGTCGAGGCCTGCTCAACAGAAGCCGGAGCCCGACGCTGGTTCGACGAATGGGTCCTGGACGGAACACACCAGGAGTACGTGCGCAAACTTCAACAGACCGGAGCCGTCACCCGGATCGCTCTACCAGTCAGAACAACCGAACCACCGCCGAACGATGACACCGTCGAGATCAGCTCGATTCCTGCGGAACCGACCAAGCAGGAACGACTCGTGATCCTCGGTGCCCGGGCCATCAAAAGACTGGTGCTGGAACGAGGCTATGACACCGTCCTCGCCGGGATCGGCACCTCACACATCGCGGCCTGGGTCGCCTGCCAGCAGCTACGGGCCGACGGACATCCCGTCGTCTTCGCTGCCGAGCTCGGCCTCGTGGCCGACGAACCTTCGACGGGCGACGTCTTCCTCTTCAGCCAACGGCACGTCGCCAAGGCACAGATGCTCACCGGCATTCCGGAGATCCTCGGCGGACTCGTCGCAGCGAACGACCGATGCCTGGGCGTCCTCTCAGCCGCCGAGGTGGACCCGGAAGGCAATCTCAACACCGTCCTCCTGCCCGACGGGCGGTGGGTGACCGGCAGCGGAGGAGCCAATGACATCGCGTCGAGCTCCGACTGCGTCGTGATCGCACCCGCCTCACGTCGACGGTACGTCCGCGAACTCGCGCACACCACGAGCCCAGGAAAACGAGTGCAAACACTGGTTTCACACGTGGGCACATTCCACCGCAGGGAGGACGGGCGTTTCGCGCTCGCCTCCTGGCTACCCGAAGACCAGGCGGAGACCCCGGCCGACGCCATGGCCCGCCTCACCAGTTGGGACCCCGAGGACTTGCCGACCCCCTGGGACGAGGAACCCATCTCCGAAACAGAGCTCGCCTGCGTGCGTGCCATCGATCCGAAAGGGGACTACCGCTGA
- a CDS encoding ABC transporter ATP-binding protein, giving the protein MTGVIHCERVTKVFGSFQAVQDLDLVAEPGEVIGYLGPNGAGKSTTIRMLMGLTRPTGGTVHLLGQNPAEVPAVRAQVGYCPGELRLDDRLTIRETLETWSMLRGGVDRALMTDLIERFDIDPGKVVHSLSTGNRRKVGLVGAFMVRPDVLILDEPTNGLDPLMQRAFVETLGEAVWEGATVLLSSHVLSEVERLATRLVILRQGKVVAEGSVASFRDQAQQIVESVVGRAPDIAELNSLAGASDVEIDGDMLRLAWRGPMDGLIQVLSRCQVQKMRIHEPDLERSFMDYYRNDSNDGGGK; this is encoded by the coding sequence ATGACCGGGGTCATCCACTGCGAGCGGGTCACGAAGGTCTTCGGCTCGTTCCAGGCCGTTCAGGACCTCGACCTCGTCGCCGAGCCGGGCGAGGTGATCGGCTACCTCGGCCCGAACGGTGCGGGGAAAAGCACGACCATTCGCATGCTGATGGGTCTGACCAGACCGACCGGCGGGACCGTGCACCTACTCGGCCAGAACCCGGCCGAGGTGCCAGCAGTGCGTGCCCAGGTCGGCTATTGCCCAGGTGAGCTGCGTCTCGACGACCGCCTCACCATCCGCGAGACCCTGGAGACCTGGTCCATGCTCCGGGGCGGGGTCGATCGTGCTCTGATGACCGATCTCATCGAACGGTTCGACATCGACCCCGGCAAGGTCGTGCACTCGCTCTCCACGGGGAACCGCCGGAAAGTCGGTCTGGTGGGCGCCTTCATGGTGCGCCCCGACGTACTCATCCTCGACGAGCCCACGAACGGGCTCGACCCGCTGATGCAGCGGGCCTTCGTCGAGACCCTGGGCGAGGCGGTGTGGGAGGGCGCGACCGTACTGCTCTCGTCCCACGTGCTTTCCGAGGTGGAACGGCTGGCCACCCGCTTGGTCATCCTCCGCCAGGGAAAGGTCGTGGCCGAGGGGTCCGTCGCCAGTTTTCGTGATCAGGCCCAGCAGATCGTCGAGAGCGTGGTCGGCCGTGCGCCTGATATCGCGGAGCTGAACTCCTTGGCCGGTGCCAGTGACGTGGAGATCGACGGTGACATGCTGCGCCTCGCCTGGCGCGGCCCGATGGACGGTCTCATCCAGGTGCTGAGTCGGTGTCAGGTACAGAAAATGCGAATCCATGAGCCGGATCTGGAGCGCTCCTTCATGGACTACTACCGCAATGACAGCAACGACGGAGGTGGCAAGTGA
- a CDS encoding ABC transporter permease subunit: protein MSGFTHLLKRALQAQQRDLLLWGGSVLLLVVSVLAVWPPLRDSGSLGSLTAGMTPEMAQAMGLDGFGTATGYLKGNLFAVILPLLIGFMGISGISGLLSGDERSGRLEILLSLPVRRWTVALSRLCAVVVVLLLTSLPMAASVILGARWLDMDVDTRGVLAVTTAIFLLGFFHAALAFLCACAGASKGAVSGTAGGVLVAGYVVQAVVALVPDLRWSAKLSPWEWALGGDPLVNGWQGAGLLLLLLTGAACLAVGCLFIERRDIANA from the coding sequence GTGAGCGGTTTCACGCATCTGCTGAAGCGTGCTCTGCAAGCGCAGCAACGGGATCTCCTGCTCTGGGGAGGCTCGGTGTTACTCCTCGTGGTCAGCGTCCTGGCAGTCTGGCCGCCACTGCGTGACTCCGGCTCCCTGGGCAGCCTCACCGCCGGGATGACACCGGAAATGGCCCAAGCCATGGGCTTGGACGGGTTCGGAACGGCCACCGGCTACCTCAAAGGAAACCTGTTCGCCGTGATCCTTCCCCTCCTGATCGGGTTCATGGGTATCTCGGGTATCTCGGGGCTCCTCTCCGGGGACGAACGCAGCGGGCGCCTCGAAATCCTTCTTTCACTTCCCGTCCGGCGCTGGACGGTGGCTCTCTCCCGCCTGTGCGCTGTCGTTGTCGTGCTGCTGCTGACCAGCCTTCCCATGGCGGCGTCCGTGATTCTCGGCGCGCGTTGGCTGGACATGGATGTCGACACCCGAGGAGTCCTGGCGGTGACGACGGCCATCTTCCTGCTGGGCTTCTTCCACGCCGCCCTGGCATTCCTCTGTGCCTGTGCCGGTGCCTCGAAGGGGGCCGTGAGCGGCACGGCAGGTGGCGTACTGGTCGCGGGATATGTGGTGCAGGCGGTTGTCGCTCTCGTCCCGGACCTGCGGTGGTCGGCGAAGCTCTCCCCCTGGGAGTGGGCATTGGGCGGGGACCCGCTCGTGAACGGATGGCAGGGGGCCGGGCTGCTGCTGTTGTTGCTGACCGGGGCGGCCTGTCTTGCCGTGGGCTGTTTGTTCATCGAGCGTCGCGATATCGCCAATGCGTGA
- a CDS encoding beta-ketoacyl-[acyl-carrier-protein] synthase family protein, with protein MGKFFEESIAITGIGLVLPGTSSVADFWENVSQGKSQIGALTRFNGTAGGLNVHASAEIRDFDHRHDLPDLPEKHAAKYSREILISMSAISSALHDAGHRAQTIAGPRLSIVQSSSRGPLEWWRGAMSGDGSHAFADRGAMFRGLAGCPASLSAVHLGAQGLVTTLSSACVGGHHALGLAMDQLRAGRADVVLAGGHEFPVLAEVAHCYTAMGQGVLSRQQDEPHRAVKPYHRDRDGFALGEGAITLCLERESDARARGARIYGLLLAHVPMNEANHGTSMDLEGHVTADVLSRALESSGRAADEVGFVCGHGTATRYNDLAEVRALRTLYSGRLSGALPPHGSNKAIYGHTFGMAGVLNVTATTLALHHGLLPKTANLDVVDPECDIDHLADGPRATKADLALSMSFAFGSQTSVMSVGSAA; from the coding sequence ATGGGAAAATTCTTTGAAGAATCTATTGCCATTACCGGTATCGGGCTTGTCCTGCCAGGGACGTCAAGTGTGGCGGACTTCTGGGAAAATGTGAGTCAGGGAAAGTCGCAGATAGGTGCGCTCACCCGGTTCAATGGCACAGCAGGTGGGTTGAACGTCCACGCGTCGGCCGAGATCCGGGACTTCGATCATCGCCATGACCTTCCCGATCTCCCTGAGAAACATGCAGCGAAATACAGTCGCGAAATTCTCATCTCGATGTCTGCGATTTCTTCTGCTCTCCACGATGCCGGCCACCGGGCCCAGACGATCGCCGGGCCACGGCTCTCCATCGTCCAGTCCTCCTCACGGGGGCCGCTGGAATGGTGGCGAGGAGCCATGTCCGGCGACGGCAGCCACGCTTTCGCCGACCGCGGCGCCATGTTCCGAGGCCTGGCCGGCTGCCCCGCCTCCCTCAGCGCGGTCCACCTGGGTGCGCAAGGGCTCGTGACCACGCTGTCCAGCGCCTGCGTCGGAGGGCATCATGCCCTCGGCCTGGCCATGGACCAGCTTCGTGCCGGACGAGCAGACGTCGTGTTGGCCGGCGGACACGAATTCCCCGTGCTGGCCGAAGTAGCCCACTGCTACACGGCGATGGGCCAGGGAGTGCTCTCCAGGCAACAGGACGAACCGCATCGGGCAGTCAAGCCGTACCACCGCGACCGCGACGGATTCGCCCTTGGAGAAGGAGCCATCACGCTCTGTCTCGAACGGGAAAGCGATGCCAGGGCGCGCGGCGCTCGGATCTACGGTCTGCTGCTCGCCCACGTCCCCATGAACGAAGCCAACCACGGTACGAGCATGGACCTCGAAGGACATGTCACCGCCGATGTGCTCTCCCGCGCACTCGAATCCTCAGGTCGAGCTGCTGACGAAGTGGGCTTCGTGTGCGGACACGGAACAGCCACCCGCTACAACGACCTCGCTGAAGTCCGGGCACTGCGCACCCTCTACTCCGGTCGCCTGTCCGGAGCGCTTCCGCCGCACGGCTCCAACAAGGCGATCTACGGACACACCTTCGGGATGGCCGGTGTACTCAATGTCACCGCCACAACACTGGCTCTACACCACGGCCTGCTCCCGAAGACCGCCAACCTCGACGTCGTCGACCCCGAATGCGACATCGACCACCTCGCTGACGGACCTCGGGCGACGAAGGCAGACCTCGCACTGTCGATGTCCTTCGCCTTCGGCAGCCAGACCTCCGTCATGTCCGTGGGATCGGCCGCATGA
- a CDS encoding ketoacyl-ACP synthase III, producing the protein MNPETFHRLGQVPHLPPTHLSGIAHYFPGAPVTNDYFTNLPDLGIDEAWIQEHTGIHSRHWPDETVERPVEMAAHAVEQALERAQLEPTDIDLVIGTTSTTRPRVNPSSLTNRYMDISLPLQAQCGLTRAVCFDVAAVACAGFLYGSAVSMSLLASLGMRNALVVCAENPRPILNFGYRYSTLFGAGAAAAVWSAGDGPGKLCDVVLHADGKYFGAFDIDDNDKMLMKGKTIGEVGPGLLAAAAQELMERNELTPDDITWFLPHQGNLNMIDAVCDLVQIPRSVTLTNIQSRGNTSSVSIPSCLSENLQSGQVKPGDTVLTVGIGRGLSWGGMLFRA; encoded by the coding sequence ATGAATCCCGAGACCTTCCACCGCCTGGGGCAAGTGCCGCACCTACCGCCGACTCATCTGAGCGGCATCGCGCACTACTTTCCCGGTGCGCCGGTGACCAACGACTACTTCACGAACCTGCCGGATCTCGGGATCGACGAAGCCTGGATCCAGGAACACACCGGAATCCACAGCCGGCACTGGCCGGACGAGACGGTCGAACGCCCGGTGGAGATGGCCGCACACGCCGTCGAACAGGCCTTGGAACGAGCACAGCTCGAACCGACCGATATCGACCTGGTGATCGGTACCACCTCGACCACGCGACCGAGGGTGAACCCCTCCTCCCTGACCAACCGTTACATGGACATCTCCCTGCCGTTGCAGGCCCAATGCGGCCTCACCCGGGCAGTGTGTTTCGACGTCGCCGCTGTCGCCTGCGCAGGCTTCCTCTACGGGAGCGCGGTGTCGATGTCCCTCCTGGCCTCTCTGGGCATGCGCAATGCTCTCGTGGTCTGCGCAGAGAATCCGCGCCCGATCCTCAACTTCGGATACCGCTACTCGACGCTCTTCGGTGCAGGCGCGGCAGCTGCTGTCTGGTCCGCCGGCGACGGCCCCGGGAAGCTCTGCGACGTCGTGCTCCACGCCGACGGAAAGTATTTCGGTGCCTTCGACATCGACGACAACGACAAGATGCTCATGAAGGGGAAGACCATCGGCGAGGTCGGCCCGGGACTGCTGGCAGCCGCGGCACAAGAACTCATGGAACGCAACGAGCTGACGCCGGACGACATCACCTGGTTCCTTCCCCACCAAGGCAACCTCAACATGATCGACGCCGTCTGCGACCTCGTGCAGATCCCGCGCAGCGTCACACTGACCAACATCCAGTCCCGGGGGAACACCTCCAGCGTGAGTATCCCGAGCTGCCTGTCGGAGAATCTCCAATCGGGCCAGGTCAAGCCCGGTGACACCGTCCTCACCGTCGGTATCGGCCGTGGACTGAGCTGGGGAGGGATGCTGTTCCGTGCCTGA
- a CDS encoding transcriptional regulator, whose product MDEFDNLIHSPTRLRIMALLSGTNSASFAYLQDVLGITPQNLSKNLKILADHGCIFSMKRRGAYGQETIVHATGKGLAAFQRHKRSLLRLLTDPENA is encoded by the coding sequence ATGGACGAATTTGACAACCTCATTCACTCGCCCACCCGTCTGAGGATCATGGCACTGCTCTCAGGGACGAACTCGGCCAGCTTCGCTTACCTGCAAGACGTTTTAGGTATCACGCCGCAGAACCTATCCAAGAATCTCAAGATTCTGGCAGATCATGGATGCATTTTCTCCATGAAAAGACGCGGAGCCTACGGTCAAGAGACGATTGTTCATGCCACCGGCAAGGGGCTGGCCGCCTTTCAGAGACACAAGAGGTCTCTCCTGCGTCTTCTCACCGATCCCGAGAACGCATAA
- a CDS encoding beta-ketoacyl synthase N-terminal-like domain-containing protein — protein sequence MTPPSALDPVITGMGFCLPGDSETPTTTIDQLWKVASTGTSRVRTGDFFHGTVHGAAAEAARRWPTIPEHHLASYQEVHHLGLVSLHEALHDAGLDPAGEEVRDSAVLTARAGVDSTYDTYRAWHDLGTTADPRNIKSHFVQLLLGGTWSDVGLIQSAMLRSRGTSFVLSSGCASSAELLGIAADLIRSRREDLVVVTGVDHFKADRVLHGARLAASVEQTMPVTATHHADPPAAPRHDRQMRPYDVHSDCMNYGSGAATLVVESRARAERRPARIHGRILGQCTRRGGLHSAVALATDGSALAEAARTVLRRAGLTPKDITYVNGGAEGDPLFARLEANALIELMGSAPMPLVSSQEACFGHSGAPLGALEAALTVLMMSRGEVCPTAACIYPDPTLPFDPMPGTWTRPLEMDRALSFNYQVGGVYSALLLGASDE from the coding sequence ATGACGCCACCCTCTGCCCTCGACCCGGTGATCACCGGGATGGGCTTCTGCCTTCCCGGCGACAGCGAGACACCGACGACAACCATCGACCAGCTCTGGAAGGTCGCCTCGACCGGCACCAGCAGGGTGCGCACCGGCGACTTCTTCCACGGGACAGTGCACGGGGCCGCAGCGGAAGCCGCCCGGCGATGGCCGACGATCCCCGAACACCATCTGGCTTCCTACCAGGAGGTGCACCACCTCGGTCTGGTATCCCTCCACGAGGCTCTCCACGACGCAGGGCTCGACCCCGCCGGTGAGGAAGTCCGCGACTCAGCAGTCCTCACCGCCCGAGCAGGAGTCGACTCGACCTATGACACCTACCGCGCCTGGCACGACCTGGGAACAACGGCAGACCCGCGGAACATCAAGTCACATTTCGTGCAGCTCCTCCTGGGCGGAACCTGGTCCGACGTCGGACTGATCCAGAGCGCCATGCTCCGCAGCCGCGGAACGAGCTTTGTCCTCAGCTCCGGGTGCGCCTCGTCCGCGGAGCTCCTCGGGATCGCCGCGGACCTGATCCGCAGCAGACGAGAGGACCTCGTCGTCGTCACCGGCGTAGACCATTTCAAAGCAGACCGGGTCCTCCACGGAGCCAGACTCGCCGCCAGCGTGGAACAGACGATGCCGGTGACGGCCACCCACCATGCCGACCCCCCCGCCGCTCCGCGACACGACCGGCAGATGCGCCCCTACGACGTGCACAGCGACTGCATGAACTACGGCAGCGGCGCCGCGACCCTCGTCGTGGAGTCCCGGGCACGGGCCGAGCGACGTCCTGCCCGGATACACGGGCGCATCCTCGGCCAATGCACCCGCCGCGGAGGACTGCACAGCGCAGTAGCGCTCGCGACAGACGGCTCGGCTCTTGCCGAGGCGGCCCGCACCGTTCTCCGGCGTGCGGGCCTGACGCCTAAGGACATCACGTACGTGAACGGCGGCGCCGAAGGCGATCCGCTCTTCGCTCGGCTGGAGGCGAATGCTCTCATCGAGCTGATGGGGTCTGCGCCGATGCCGCTCGTCAGCTCTCAGGAGGCATGTTTCGGACACAGCGGGGCACCCTTGGGCGCACTCGAAGCGGCACTCACGGTCCTCATGATGTCTCGAGGAGAGGTCTGCCCCACGGCGGCCTGCATCTACCCCGACCCCACGTTGCCCTTCGATCCGATGCCGGGCACATGGACACGACCGCTCGAGATGGACAGAGCACTGAGCTTCAACTACCAGGTCGGTGGCGTGTACAGCGCGTTGCTTCTCGGGGCTTCCGATGAGTGA
- a CDS encoding SDR family NAD(P)-dependent oxidoreductase, producing the protein MSGASSGIGAEVARSLAREGAAVAILARNEQALAAVATQIQDEGGEAIVVAADLRYTDAVKAAVQEVRERLGGPDLLVNCAVDATDQVFLEDQDDKDLARGLDINLGGAFRLCHAVVPDMTQRQRGGIVLVSSVAGLRGLPSNTGYCAAKHGVIGLVRALALEVGHVGVRVNAVCPGLVDAPGTTDAPRYANDFMRSLAEHHGPVDLTWERYLARAVRSTALRRLISPGEVASTIRFLLSDDSDGITGQAIVIDGGAS; encoded by the coding sequence GTGAGCGGCGCAAGCAGCGGCATCGGCGCAGAAGTGGCACGAAGCCTGGCCCGGGAAGGCGCAGCGGTCGCGATCCTGGCCCGGAACGAGCAGGCACTGGCCGCAGTCGCCACACAGATTCAGGACGAAGGCGGCGAAGCCATCGTCGTCGCCGCCGATCTCCGCTACACGGACGCCGTGAAGGCCGCAGTGCAGGAGGTGAGAGAACGACTAGGCGGGCCGGACCTACTCGTCAACTGTGCCGTCGACGCCACCGACCAAGTCTTCCTGGAGGACCAGGACGACAAAGACCTGGCCCGCGGCCTGGACATCAACCTCGGGGGAGCATTCCGCCTGTGCCACGCCGTCGTGCCCGACATGACCCAGCGACAACGGGGCGGGATCGTGCTGGTCTCCTCCGTGGCCGGACTGCGCGGCCTCCCGTCCAACACCGGGTACTGCGCCGCGAAGCACGGGGTCATCGGGCTCGTGCGAGCCCTCGCCCTGGAAGTCGGACACGTGGGCGTACGCGTCAATGCCGTCTGCCCGGGGCTGGTCGATGCTCCGGGGACCACCGATGCTCCACGGTACGCCAACGACTTCATGCGCAGCCTCGCGGAACATCACGGCCCGGTCGACCTCACCTGGGAGCGTTACCTGGCCCGGGCCGTACGCTCGACAGCGCTCCGCAGACTCATCTCCCCGGGAGAAGTCGCGAGCACCATCCGCTTCCTGCTCTCGGACGATTCCGACGGCATCACAGGCCAAGCGATCGTCATCGACGGAGGCGCCTCATGA
- a CDS encoding 3-oxoacyl-[acyl-carrier-protein] synthase III C-terminal domain-containing protein — protein MPEQPKPDAGIWSHAGIQIIGYGHNYPAELVVNDPGEALRPGSVDQAVIGGIDVRSRYVTAENETLVELAAGAAQRALADAATRPEDVGLVVLSNWTDRQFVPEPAPELAMVLGMPGAFAYNTCGACTGFIHGVQQAAALLMTGGYGQTALVVSADRFSRRVRPGSKGTLIVGDAAGAAVLHTGGAPGTGLLDTVMFASGLDREVTTVRPPDGYIRSQRHLLELAVASHRRTVNVLLARNGLAMDDLDWFVPHPGTGALHRAMQEELSVPSQKFVTNYEERGNTGSASIPIMLSEMRADGRLRDGDLVMTPTVGAGWFYGGMIFRA, from the coding sequence GTGCCTGAGCAGCCAAAACCCGACGCGGGGATCTGGTCCCATGCAGGGATCCAGATCATCGGCTACGGGCACAACTACCCCGCTGAACTCGTCGTCAACGATCCCGGTGAAGCACTCCGTCCTGGATCGGTGGACCAGGCGGTCATCGGCGGCATCGACGTGCGCTCACGCTATGTCACCGCCGAGAACGAGACCCTCGTCGAACTGGCCGCAGGCGCAGCACAACGAGCCCTGGCCGATGCAGCGACGCGGCCTGAGGACGTCGGACTGGTCGTGCTGAGCAACTGGACAGACCGGCAGTTCGTCCCCGAACCCGCACCGGAGCTCGCGATGGTGCTCGGGATGCCTGGCGCATTCGCCTACAACACGTGCGGTGCCTGCACAGGTTTCATCCACGGCGTGCAACAGGCAGCTGCACTGCTGATGACTGGCGGATACGGTCAGACCGCGCTCGTGGTCAGCGCCGACCGGTTCTCCCGGCGCGTGAGACCCGGCAGCAAGGGAACCCTCATCGTCGGCGATGCCGCAGGCGCGGCAGTACTGCACACCGGAGGTGCCCCAGGAACCGGACTTCTTGACACCGTCATGTTCGCCAGCGGCCTGGACCGAGAAGTCACTACGGTGCGACCCCCGGACGGATACATCCGCAGCCAACGGCATCTGCTCGAGCTTGCGGTCGCTTCCCACCGGAGGACGGTCAACGTCCTGCTCGCACGCAACGGACTGGCCATGGACGACCTCGACTGGTTCGTTCCGCATCCCGGCACCGGTGCCTTGCACCGCGCCATGCAGGAAGAACTGTCGGTTCCTTCGCAGAAGTTCGTCACCAACTACGAGGAGCGAGGCAACACCGGTAGCGCGTCCATCCCCATCATGCTGTCCGAGATGCGGGCGGACGGGCGGCTGCGCGACGGAGACCTGGTGATGACGCCGACAGTCGGCGCAGGCTGGTTCTACGGGGGGATGATTTTCCGTGCCTGA
- a CDS encoding SDR family NAD(P)-dependent oxidoreductase: MPDAPWALVTGASRGLGSSLAVALARTGYQVVTCARSQERLEEQAEIARAAGLTLHPVVADVTDESSVDSLFTEVERLAGRLDLCVNNAGTNNSHQLVRATSDPEQLHRYPLQDWRTTIDLCLTGTFLVGRAAAAMMVRQSSGVIVNISSAVRHGAYGQSAYAAAKAGVESLTRTWSWELGEHGVRVVAIAPGVLDGERLRERIAASERHRAYMAALKTQTPLQRWAETDDVCDAVIFAASHDSVTGTVLEVHCGGIPPRVRI; the protein is encoded by the coding sequence GTGCCTGACGCACCCTGGGCTTTGGTCACCGGCGCCAGCAGAGGCCTGGGCAGCTCACTCGCCGTCGCACTGGCTCGTACCGGATACCAGGTCGTGACCTGCGCGCGCTCACAAGAGCGGCTTGAAGAGCAGGCGGAAATAGCACGGGCAGCAGGCCTCACGCTGCATCCTGTCGTGGCAGATGTGACCGACGAGTCGAGCGTGGACTCGCTGTTCACCGAAGTGGAACGACTGGCCGGACGACTCGACCTCTGCGTGAACAATGCCGGCACGAACAACTCCCACCAGCTGGTTCGTGCTACATCCGATCCCGAGCAACTACATCGCTACCCGCTGCAGGACTGGCGGACCACGATCGACCTCTGCCTCACCGGAACCTTCCTGGTCGGCCGCGCCGCTGCCGCCATGATGGTTCGGCAGAGCAGCGGCGTCATCGTGAACATCTCGTCCGCGGTGCGACATGGCGCTTACGGGCAATCTGCTTACGCCGCAGCCAAAGCCGGAGTGGAGTCGCTCACGCGTACCTGGTCCTGGGAACTCGGGGAACACGGCGTCCGCGTGGTGGCGATCGCTCCCGGCGTGCTCGATGGCGAACGACTACGAGAACGCATCGCTGCAAGTGAACGCCACCGGGCCTACATGGCAGCGCTGAAGACACAAACCCCGCTCCAACGGTGGGCCGAGACGGACGACGTCTGCGACGCAGTCATCTTCGCCGCATCCCATGACTCGGTGACTGGAACAGTTCTGGAGGTTCACTGTGGAGGCATCCCCCCACGCGTCCGTATCTGA